AGGGGCTGCCGCAGGTGCTGGGCCGCGTCGGCGCCGGCGCGGCCGAGCAGGCGCGGCTGGCATCGGCCCTGTCCGAGCCACAAAATCTCGGGGCGCTGCTGGCGCGGGTCGAGGCCGAGGGGCTGGCCACCCACGCCTATGCCGCGGCGCTGCTGGCGGTGAACCGGCGCGCCCAGGTGAACCGGGCCTTTCTCGACTATCTGGCCGCGCGGCTTGGCCTTGCAGCCGACATCGCCCGCAGCCTCGAACGCCGCTACCGCGCCTGACGGTCGCAGGGGGCAGGGGCCGTGATCGCGCCCCCGCAGGCGCGGCGGTGATCCCGCCCCGCGCTGGCGCAGCGGTGATTCCGCTCCCTGCTGGCGCGGCGGTTGTCCTGCGATCCGGCAGTGGACAGGTGGCTTTCTGCGCCATGCGCCATCCTTGGCCACGCATGGGGCGGGCGCAAGCGCGGCCTTCTGTCTGTGGCACCTTGGCCCGCGCGCGCGGCGCGCGCGCGTTTGCGGATGCGCTGGCCGGGGCAAGGGCCGTGATCCCGCCCCCGCAGGCGCGGCGGTTGTCCTGCGATCCGGCAGTGGACAGGTGGCTTTCTGCGCCATGCGCCATCCTTGGCCACGCATGGGGCGGGCGCAAGCGCGGCCTTCTGTCTGTGGCACCTTGGCCCGCGCGCGCGGCGCGCGCGCGTTTGCGGATGCGCTGGCCGGGGCAAGGGCCGTGATCCCGCCCCCGCAGGCGCGGCGGTGATCCCGCTCCCGCTCCCCGTGCTGGCGCGGGGTCTGTCCCGTGATCGGCAGCCGGCCAAGGCCTTGCTGGCCTGGCCGCGGCCGCCGCTGTTTCAGCCCTGGGCGGGCGCGGCCTCGGTTGCCGGTTCGGCGGACAGATCGCGCAGCGCCGCCTGAACGGTGCCGCGTTCGACCAGCAGGTGGCGGGCAAGGTCGGCCAGCGTCAGCCAGCCGACGGCCGTGCCGACCGCGTCCCGGACGACCAGCCTGCGGATGTGATGGGCGGCCATCAGGTTCATCGCGTCCTGCAGGCTGTCCTCCTCGCCGCAGCCGATCACCGGGCGGGTGGCGATCTCGCCCACCGGCAGCCCGGCGCCCGACAGGCCGCGGGCGACCACGCGATAGAGGATGTCGCGATCGGTCACCACGCCCAGCAGATCCTCGGCCGTGCCCACCGGCAGGGCGCCGACCTCCAGCTCTCCCATCAGCTCGGCGGCCTCGGAAACCGGGGCGTCGGCGGGGATGAACTCGACATGGCGCGCCATGATCTCGCCCACCCTCATGCCGCGGCCTCCAGGGCGGCGTCAATCTGCGTGAGCAGGCGCGAGAAGTCGATGGGCTTGGGGTGATAGTCGTCACAGCCCGCCGCCAGCGCCTTTTCGCGATCGCCCGCCAGGGCATGCGCGGTCAGGGCGATGATGGGGATGGCCGCCGTCGCGGGATCGTCCTTGAGCCGCCGCGCCACCGTCCAGCCGTCCATCACCGGCAGGTTCATGTCGAGCAGGATCACCTGCGGCGGGGCCGCCTGCGCCGCATCCAGCCCCGCCTGCCCGTCATGGGCCAGGGCGACCTCATGCCCGCGCCGGGCCAGGCGGCGGGACAGGAAGTCCCATATCTCCGGCGTGTCCTCGACCAGAAGCAGCTTGGCCATCAACCCTGTCCTTTCATCCGTGCCTGCGCCCGCTCGGCGGCGATGCGCTTTAACTCGTTCAGCAATTCGTCAACGCTTTCCTCGCCCGGCTGGATCACCTGCCGCACCTGATCGCGCAAGCCCGCGCGTTCCTCGGGGGGCAGGGCGCCCTCGGTCAGGGCGATGACGGGGATGCGCCGCAGGGCAGGGTCGCGGCGCAGCTCGCCCAGCAGGGCAAAGCCGCCGACCTGCGGCAGGTCCAGGTTGACAAGGATCAGGTCGGGCCGCCGTTCGGCCAGGCGCAGGCGGGCGGGGCCGGCGGCCTCGGCCTGCGCCACCTCCCAGCCCTCGCCCTCCAGCAGGCGGGCAAGCTCCTCGCGCGCAGGCGCATCGCCCTCGACCAGCAGCGCCAGCCCGGCGGGCGGGGCCGAGGGCAGGCGGTGGCGATCCACCGTGTCCTTCAGGCGCTGCCAGTCCACGGGCTTGGTCAGATAGTCGGCCGCCCCCAGCGAATAGGCCAGCCCGGTTTCGCGGATCATCGACACCATGATGACCGGGATCTCGGCCAGGTCCGGGTCGGCCTTGAGCGCCGACAGCACCGCCCAGCCGTCCATCCTGGGCATCATCACGTCAAGGATGATGGCCGAGGGCGACAGCGCCCGCGCCAGCGCCAGCCCGTCCTGCCCGTTCGCGGCCGTGGCCACCCCCAGCCCGTCGCGGCCCAGAAAGCGCGCCAGAAGATCGCGCATGTGCGGATCGTCGTCGATGACCAGCACCTGGCCGCCCGCCGCATCGGCCGCATCGGGCGCGGCGGCGTCCGGTCCCTCGGGATGGCGCAGGTCGGCGGGCAGCGTCAGGGTGAAGGTCGTGCCCTTCCCTTCGGCGCTTTCGACGGCGATGGACCCGCCCAGCATCTCGGCAAAGGCCTTGGTCAGCGCCAGCCCCAGCCCCGTGCCGCCAAAGCGGCGGGTGGTGGACACATCGGCCTGGGTGAACCGCTGGAACAGCCTTTCCTGCTGCTCGGGCGTCATGCCGATGCCGGTGTCGGCCACGCGAAAGACCAGCCGCCCGCCCGTGCGCCGCGCGGTCAGCCTGACCGCGCCGCCCTCGGTGAACTTGGCGGCGTTCGACAGCAGGTTGAACAGGCATTGCCGCAGCTTGACCGGGTCGGACTGCATCGCCCCGAGGGCGGGGGCGATGTCGGCGGCAAAGCGGTTGTCCTTCTTCGCCATCAGCCCTTCGACGGTGGTGCAGACCTCGTCCAGCAGGGGGGCCAGATCGAATGTCTCGACCTCGACCTCCATCTTTCCCGCCTCGATCTTGGACAGGTCGAGCACCCCGTTGATGAGCGAGAGCAGGTGGCGCGCGCTGACCTCGATCTTGGACAGGTCCTCGGCCATGTTGCCGCCCGCATCGCCCAGATCGGCGGCTTCCTCCTCAAGCAGCTCGGCATAGCCGATGATGGCCGACAGCGGGGTTCGCAGCTCATGGCTCATATTGGCGATGAACTGGCTTTTCGCGCGGTTGGCCTCCTCGGCGACCAGCTTGGCGGCGGCGAGATCCTCCTCGCGCCGCTTCTGCTCGGTCACGTCCCAGGTGATCCCCAGCGCATAGATGCCGCGCCCAAAGGGGCGCCGCTCGACCGAGCCGCGCAGGACCGCCCACCGCACCTCGCCCTCGCGGGTGCAAAGGCGGAATTCGAGGTCGAACTCGCCTTCCTCGCGCCGGGCAAGGGCAAGGGCCTCGGTCACGCGGGCGGCGTCCTCGGGGTGCAGGCGGGCCAGAAGATCGGCGGCGGGCAGGTCGGCCTCGCCGGGGTCGAGATCGAAAAGCGTGCGAAAGCCCTCGTCCGCCTCGAGCGTGTCGCGCTCGATGTCCCAGCTCCATGAGCCGATGCGCGCGACCTGCAGGGCAAAGCGCAGGCGCCGCTCGGCCGCCAGGGCGCGCGCCTCGGCCTGGCGCTGCGCGGTGATGTCGGTATTGGTGCCGAACCAGCGGCTGATGCGGCCGTCCTCGTCGGGGATGGGCACGGCGCGCGACAGGAACCAGCGATAGCGCCCGTCCTTTCCGCGCAGGGGGAAGGTATCCTCCCACACGGTGCCGGCCTTGACGGCGGCGCGATAGGATGCCTCGGCCCGCTCGGCATGGTCGGGGTGATGCAGCGCCGCCCAGCCCCAGCCCTCGGATTGCCCCGGCGCGGTGCCGGTATAATCATGCCAGCGGCGGTTGAACCAGTTGATCGCCCCGGTCGCATCCGCGATCCAGGTCAGCTGCGGCAGGTTCTCGGCAAAGTCGCGGAACTCCTCCTCGCGGTCGCGCAGCGCGGCCTCGGCCCGCCTGCGGCGCAGATACTGCCCCGCCTGCTGGCCGATGGCCGCGGCGCTG
Above is a genomic segment from Paracoccus contaminans containing:
- a CDS encoding CBS domain-containing protein, translated to MRVGEIMARHVEFIPADAPVSEAAELMGELEVGALPVGTAEDLLGVVTDRDILYRVVARGLSGAGLPVGEIATRPVIGCGEEDSLQDAMNLMAAHHIRRLVVRDAVGTAVGWLTLADLARHLLVERGTVQAALRDLSAEPATEAAPAQG
- a CDS encoding response regulator, which gives rise to MDPATPAPADARGPLPDRAELDALGLGVYCLDDEGRCTYANPACLAMLGYGAGEVLGRNMHDLIHHSHPDGSAYPQSACPMVATRMTGRPVRLSNEVLWRRDGSFFTAEYSAWPLIEGERIAGSVVTLVDTAQLGGASDRLALQVTVSRLLAGMAEPAEVLTRLLAAVGGSLGFQAGFFWDVSHRERQLTATASWSAPGFDAGALIDRTMSLTLDRGDDLPGRAWEAGEILSGPPEGRAAAAREAGLVWALAIPARLGRRVLGVIELYAARPLEAGDELIDSAAAIGQQAGQYLRRRRAEAALRDREEEFRDFAENLPQLTWIADATGAINWFNRRWHDYTGTAPGQSEGWGWAALHHPDHAERAEASYRAAVKAGTVWEDTFPLRGKDGRYRWFLSRAVPIPDEDGRISRWFGTNTDITAQRQAEARALAAERRLRFALQVARIGSWSWDIERDTLEADEGFRTLFDLDPGEADLPAADLLARLHPEDAARVTEALALARREEGEFDLEFRLCTREGEVRWAVLRGSVERRPFGRGIYALGITWDVTEQKRREEDLAAAKLVAEEANRAKSQFIANMSHELRTPLSAIIGYAELLEEEAADLGDAGGNMAEDLSKIEVSARHLLSLINGVLDLSKIEAGKMEVEVETFDLAPLLDEVCTTVEGLMAKKDNRFAADIAPALGAMQSDPVKLRQCLFNLLSNAAKFTEGGAVRLTARRTGGRLVFRVADTGIGMTPEQQERLFQRFTQADVSTTRRFGGTGLGLALTKAFAEMLGGSIAVESAEGKGTTFTLTLPADLRHPEGPDAAAPDAADAAGGQVLVIDDDPHMRDLLARFLGRDGLGVATAANGQDGLALARALSPSAIILDVMMPRMDGWAVLSALKADPDLAEIPVIMVSMIRETGLAYSLGAADYLTKPVDWQRLKDTVDRHRLPSAPPAGLALLVEGDAPAREELARLLEGEGWEVAQAEAAGPARLRLAERRPDLILVNLDLPQVGGFALLGELRRDPALRRIPVIALTEGALPPEERAGLRDQVRQVIQPGEESVDELLNELKRIAAERAQARMKGQG
- a CDS encoding response regulator, which translates into the protein MAKLLLVEDTPEIWDFLSRRLARRGHEVALAHDGQAGLDAAQAAPPQVILLDMNLPVMDGWTVARRLKDDPATAAIPIIALTAHALAGDREKALAAGCDDYHPKPIDFSRLLTQIDAALEAAA